From a single Microbacterium terrisoli genomic region:
- a CDS encoding thiamine pyrophosphate-dependent enzyme has translation MAGRTQNPQRKEAAVGGSTRPDGATTSTRSKKTPARAAGARAKKEAVAAAPDVTQPDADTQIDYLREMLLIREFEQRAGEMYTRAKIGGYCHLNLGEEPTVVGLMSALRETDYLFTNYRDHGYALARDMGTGRVMAELFGRQDGVSRGLGGSMHMYDTEKRMLGGYGIVGGQLPLATGAALALTYRGEPGPDAEAVMCQMGDGTTNIGAFHESLNLAAIWNLPIVYVVINNGMGMATTVEAASGEPELYKRGASYRIPGRRVNGDDPEVVRQAAEEMLTAAREKRRPGLLEIMSHRLRGHSVVDPARYRSKEETDELKKLDPLPAYRARLIADGIIDDARADELQADAVTEVADAIAFADASPEPAPSTLFDFTYASDVPNAPRLMPGDPVLAPGWDVAQKQEA, from the coding sequence ATGGCCGGACGAACGCAGAATCCACAGCGCAAGGAGGCCGCCGTCGGCGGTTCCACGCGCCCGGATGGTGCGACAACGTCGACACGATCGAAGAAGACGCCCGCCCGTGCGGCGGGCGCTCGCGCGAAGAAGGAGGCCGTTGCTGCGGCACCGGATGTCACCCAGCCCGACGCCGACACACAGATCGACTATCTGCGCGAGATGCTGCTGATCCGCGAGTTCGAGCAGCGCGCAGGCGAGATGTACACGCGCGCCAAGATCGGCGGCTACTGCCACCTGAACCTCGGCGAGGAGCCGACGGTCGTGGGGCTGATGTCGGCGCTGCGCGAGACCGACTACCTGTTCACGAACTACCGTGACCACGGCTATGCGCTCGCGCGTGACATGGGCACAGGGCGCGTGATGGCCGAGCTGTTCGGACGCCAGGACGGCGTCTCGCGGGGCCTGGGCGGCTCGATGCACATGTACGACACCGAGAAGCGCATGCTCGGCGGGTACGGCATCGTCGGCGGTCAGCTGCCGCTGGCCACAGGTGCCGCCCTCGCACTGACCTATCGCGGCGAGCCGGGTCCCGACGCCGAGGCCGTGATGTGCCAGATGGGCGACGGCACCACCAACATCGGCGCGTTCCACGAGTCGCTGAACCTCGCCGCGATCTGGAACCTGCCGATCGTCTACGTCGTGATCAACAACGGCATGGGAATGGCGACCACGGTCGAGGCCGCGTCGGGTGAGCCCGAGCTGTACAAGCGCGGCGCGTCGTATCGCATCCCCGGCCGCCGAGTGAACGGCGACGACCCCGAGGTCGTGCGCCAGGCGGCCGAAGAGATGCTGACCGCGGCGCGCGAGAAGCGCCGGCCCGGCCTGCTCGAGATCATGTCGCACCGCCTGCGCGGCCACTCGGTCGTCGACCCGGCCCGCTACCGCAGCAAAGAAGAGACCGACGAGTTGAAGAAGCTCGACCCGCTGCCGGCCTACCGTGCGCGGCTGATCGCCGACGGCATCATCGACGACGCGCGCGCAGACGAGCTGCAGGCCGACGCGGTCACCGAGGTCGCCGATGCGATCGCGTTCGCCGATGCCAGCCCCGAGCCTGCGCCGTCGACGCTGTTCGACTTCACGTACGCGTCGGACGTCCCCAACGCTCCGCGGCTCATGCCCGGCGACCCGGTGCTCGCGCCCGGCTGGGATGTCGCACAGAAGCAGGAGGCATGA
- a CDS encoding CBS domain-containing protein, with protein MATQARATAGITAGQVMTAPVITVGPEATVAHIAETLTASRISAVPVVDGSGTVLGLVSELDLLAREGRTAKDVMTTAVISVTSDTDLEQVRRILVGSQIRRVPVLSSGRLVGILSRHDLVGRMVEWACSVCGETVRGAHPPLVCPKCGGSEDRFTLQEQPPGP; from the coding sequence ATGGCAACTCAAGCGCGCGCAACTGCGGGTATCACAGCCGGCCAGGTGATGACGGCACCGGTGATCACGGTGGGCCCCGAGGCGACCGTCGCGCACATCGCCGAAACCCTGACGGCATCCCGGATCAGCGCCGTGCCCGTCGTCGACGGCTCAGGCACGGTCCTGGGCCTGGTCAGCGAGCTGGATCTGCTCGCGCGCGAAGGCCGGACGGCCAAGGATGTCATGACCACCGCCGTGATCAGCGTCACCAGCGACACCGACCTCGAACAGGTGCGGCGCATTCTGGTGGGTTCGCAGATCCGGCGTGTTCCCGTGTTGTCTTCCGGCCGCCTGGTCGGGATCCTCAGTCGGCACGACCTGGTCGGCCGAATGGTGGAATGGGCGTGCAGCGTCTGCGGAGAAACTGTCCGTGGCGCGCACCCGCCGCTGGTGTGCCCGAAATGCGGCGGAAGCGAGGACCGGTTCACGCTGCAAGAGCAGCCACCCGGACCGTGA
- a CDS encoding carboxymuconolactone decarboxylase family protein — protein MTAQRMRFDQAFPQGLQAMLGLEKAIGASGLEQSLVNLVKLRSSQINGCAYCLNMHAREARAAGETTARMDVLSAWREVDDRFTARERAALALTEQVTLISQGGVSDEVWDAAHSAFTEPELGALLAAIAAINVWNRIAVSTHQRPED, from the coding sequence GTGACTGCGCAGAGGATGCGTTTTGATCAGGCCTTTCCCCAGGGCCTGCAGGCGATGCTGGGACTGGAGAAGGCGATCGGTGCGAGCGGGCTGGAACAGTCGCTCGTGAACCTGGTGAAACTGCGGTCGTCGCAGATCAACGGCTGCGCATACTGCTTGAACATGCACGCGCGCGAGGCCCGCGCGGCGGGCGAGACCACCGCCCGCATGGATGTGCTCAGCGCCTGGCGCGAGGTCGATGACCGGTTCACCGCACGCGAGCGCGCGGCTCTGGCGCTGACCGAGCAGGTCACGCTGATCTCACAGGGCGGGGTGTCGGACGAGGTGTGGGATGCCGCGCACTCCGCATTCACCGAGCCCGAGCTCGGTGCGCTGCTGGCGGCCATTGCGGCCATCAACGTGTGGAACCGCATCGCCGTGTCCACCCACCAGCGCCCCGAGGACTGA